Proteins encoded by one window of Arabidopsis thaliana chromosome 2, partial sequence:
- a CDS encoding Tesmin/TSO1-like CXC domain-containing protein (Tesmin/TSO1-like CXC domain-containing protein; FUNCTIONS IN: sequence-specific DNA binding transcription factor activity; LOCATED IN: cellular_component unknown; EXPRESSED IN: 23 plant structures; EXPRESSED DURING: 13 growth stages; CONTAINS InterPro DOMAIN/s: Tesmin/TSO1-like, CXC (InterPro:IPR005172); BEST Arabidopsis thaliana protein match is: Tesmin/TSO1-like CXC domain-containing protein (TAIR:AT4G29000.1); Has 1013 Blast hits to 701 proteins in 101 species: Archae - 0; Bacteria - 4; Metazoa - 299; Fungi - 6; Plants - 316; Viruses - 1; Other Eukaryotes - 387 (source: NCBI BLink).): MGEGEEGDKFPPKTDEVTQESMKSARQLDFTGGSSDVEHSHSNQASSMAAASIPSPIVTVTRPIITSQAPPTVATPIPPPPQSQGIILHVPIRHPRPESPNSMPRPAGETRDGTPQKKKQCNCKHSRCLKLYCECFASGTYCDGCNCVNCFNNVENEPARRQAVESTLERNPNAFRPKIAASPHGGRDNREEVGDVVMLARHNKGCHCKKSGCLKKYCECFQANILCSENCKCLDCKNFEGSEVRQSLFHGEHSHNLAYLQHANAAITGAIGSSGFASAPPPKRRKGQEIFFNQGTKDSSTHRLGQANNGRTTSSQTGSRAGGNASLGPSKVVYKSLLANIIKPMDVKALCSVLVAVAGEAAKTLTEKRLANQKETSVASSVQDQGHVNNKAEKSGLEDSNADGSKGRSLSPETLALMCDERDTMLMVAASPNCSVEPTSQLPNGQDQVYAEQEKVVLTKFRDCLNRIISCGEVKESNCSMSRMDLDTPVQTTVRIDPVVQQAPVANGVSQTAKQPSQLNTTTPNTSSQTANGVSQTAKQPSQLTTTTTTPNTSSQTHLHKTPALSEKKDL, encoded by the exons ATGGGAGAAGGTGAAGAAGGAGAcaaattcccgccaaaaacggATGAGGTTACACAAGAGTCTATGAAGTCGGCGAGGCAACTCGATTTTACTGGTGGTTCTTCCGATGTTGAGCATTCACACtctaatcaagcttcttcgaTGGCTGCTGCATCAATCCCTTCACCGATTGTGACGGTTACGCGGCCAATAATTACCAGTCAGGCACCACCGACGGTGGCGACTCCGATTCCACCGCCGCCACAATCTCAGGGCATCATCCTTCACGTCCCAATTAGACATCC GAGGCCCGAATCTCCGAATTCGATGCCAAGGCCTGCTGGGGAAACTAGAGATGGAACccctcagaagaagaaacagtgTAACTGTAAACACTCACGGTGCTTGAAGCT GTATTGTGAATGTTTTGCATCTGGCACTTACTGTGATGGTTGCAACTGTGTAAATTGTTTCAACAACGTTGAAAATGAACCTGCGAGACGACAAGCGGTTGAATCAACTCTGGAACGGAATCCGAATGCGTTCAGGCCAAAGATTGCTGCTAGTCCACATGGTGGACGAGATAACAGG GAGGAGGTTGGTGACGTTGTGATGTTAGCGAGACACAACAAAGGCTGTCACTGCAAGAAATCCGGATGTCTTAAGAAGTATTGTGAGTGCTTTCAAGCAAACATTCTTTGTTCTGAGAACTGCAAATGCTTGGATTGCAAAAACTTTGAAGGGAGTGAAGTTAGACAATCTCTTTTTCACGGTGAACATTCCCACAACTTGGCTTATCTTCAACACGCAAATGCTGCCATAACCGGAGCTATTGGTTCCTCTGGCTTTGCATCTGCTCCACCTCCTAAGAGAAGGAAAGGTCAGGAGATTTTCTTCAACCAAGGAACCAAAGATTCATCCACTCATAGGCTTGGCCAG GCAAATAACGGAAGAACCACATCTTCGCAAACTGGTTCTCGTGCTGGAGGCAATGCGTCGTTAGGCCCATCCAAAGTTGTATATAA gtCTCTTTTGGCAAACATAATTAAACCAATGGATGTGAAAGCACTATGTTCTGTTCTGGTTGCTGTAGCTGGGGAAGCTGCAAAGACATTAACAGAAAAACGGTTAGCAAATCAGAAAGAAACTTCCGTAGCTTCTTCTGTGCAAGATCAAGGACACGTCAATAATAAAGCTGAGAAATCTGGTTTAGAGGATTCAAATGCAGATGGCTCCAAAGGGAGGTCACTATCTCCAGAAACTTTGGCATTGATGTGTGACGAACGGGACACAATGTTAATGGTTGCAGCTTCACCTAATTGTTCGGTGGAGCCTACGTCACAGCTACCAAACGGGCAAGACCAGGTTTATgcagaacaagaaaaagtaGTATTAACCAAGTTCCGTGACTGCCTTAACCGAATAATCTCCTGTGGAGAAGTAAAAG AATCAAATTGTTCTATGTCAAGAATGGATCTAGATACACCTGTACAAACGACTGTCAGAATCGACCCAGTGGTTCAACAAGCTCCAGTTGCAAATGGAGTTTCACAAACCGCAAAGCAACCTTCCCAGCTAAACACAACAACACCAAACACATCCTCACAAACTGCAAATGGAGTTTCACAAACGGCAAAGCAACCTTCCCAGCtaaccacaacaacaacaacaccaaacaCATCCTCACAAACTCATCTTCATAAAACTCCAGCTTTGTCTGAGAAGAAAGACCTCTAA
- a CDS encoding Tesmin/TSO1-like CXC domain-containing protein (Tesmin/TSO1-like CXC domain-containing protein; FUNCTIONS IN: sequence-specific DNA binding transcription factor activity; LOCATED IN: cellular_component unknown; EXPRESSED IN: 23 plant structures; EXPRESSED DURING: 13 growth stages; CONTAINS InterPro DOMAIN/s: Tesmin/TSO1-like, CXC (InterPro:IPR005172); BEST Arabidopsis thaliana protein match is: Tesmin/TSO1-like CXC domain-containing protein (TAIR:AT4G29000.1); Has 1016 Blast hits to 700 proteins in 97 species: Archae - 0; Bacteria - 2; Metazoa - 306; Fungi - 3; Plants - 316; Viruses - 1; Other Eukaryotes - 388 (source: NCBI BLink).), protein MGEGEEGDKFPPKTDEVTQESMKSARQLDFTGGSSDVEHSHSNQASSMAAASIPSPIVTVTRPIITSQAPPTVATPIPPPPQSQGIILHVPIRHPRPESPNSMPRPAGETRDGTPQKKKQCNCKHSRCLKLYCECFASGTYCDGCNCVNCFNNVENEPARRQAVESTLERNPNAFRPKIAASPHGGRDNREEVGDVVMLARHNKGCHCKKSGCLKKYCECFQANILCSENCKCLDCKNFEGSEVRQSLFHGEHSHNLAYLQHANAAITGAIGSSGFASAPPPKRRKGQEIFFNQGTKDSSTHRLGQANNGRTTSSQTGSRAGGNASLGPSKVVYKSLLANIIKPMDVKALCSVLVAVAGEAAKTLTEKRLANQKETSVASSVQDQGHVNNKAEKSGLEDSNADGSKGRSLSPETLALMCDERDTMLMVAASPNCSVEPTSQLPNGQDQVYAEQEKVVLTKFRDCLNRIISCGEVKVFCLFVAESNCSMSRMDLDTPVQTTVRIDPVVQQAPVANGVSQTAKQPSQLNTTTPNTSSQTANGVSQTAKQPSQLTTTTTTPNTSSQTHLHKTPALSEKKDL, encoded by the exons ATGGGAGAAGGTGAAGAAGGAGAcaaattcccgccaaaaacggATGAGGTTACACAAGAGTCTATGAAGTCGGCGAGGCAACTCGATTTTACTGGTGGTTCTTCCGATGTTGAGCATTCACACtctaatcaagcttcttcgaTGGCTGCTGCATCAATCCCTTCACCGATTGTGACGGTTACGCGGCCAATAATTACCAGTCAGGCACCACCGACGGTGGCGACTCCGATTCCACCGCCGCCACAATCTCAGGGCATCATCCTTCACGTCCCAATTAGACATCC GAGGCCCGAATCTCCGAATTCGATGCCAAGGCCTGCTGGGGAAACTAGAGATGGAACccctcagaagaagaaacagtgTAACTGTAAACACTCACGGTGCTTGAAGCT GTATTGTGAATGTTTTGCATCTGGCACTTACTGTGATGGTTGCAACTGTGTAAATTGTTTCAACAACGTTGAAAATGAACCTGCGAGACGACAAGCGGTTGAATCAACTCTGGAACGGAATCCGAATGCGTTCAGGCCAAAGATTGCTGCTAGTCCACATGGTGGACGAGATAACAGG GAGGAGGTTGGTGACGTTGTGATGTTAGCGAGACACAACAAAGGCTGTCACTGCAAGAAATCCGGATGTCTTAAGAAGTATTGTGAGTGCTTTCAAGCAAACATTCTTTGTTCTGAGAACTGCAAATGCTTGGATTGCAAAAACTTTGAAGGGAGTGAAGTTAGACAATCTCTTTTTCACGGTGAACATTCCCACAACTTGGCTTATCTTCAACACGCAAATGCTGCCATAACCGGAGCTATTGGTTCCTCTGGCTTTGCATCTGCTCCACCTCCTAAGAGAAGGAAAGGTCAGGAGATTTTCTTCAACCAAGGAACCAAAGATTCATCCACTCATAGGCTTGGCCAG GCAAATAACGGAAGAACCACATCTTCGCAAACTGGTTCTCGTGCTGGAGGCAATGCGTCGTTAGGCCCATCCAAAGTTGTATATAA gtCTCTTTTGGCAAACATAATTAAACCAATGGATGTGAAAGCACTATGTTCTGTTCTGGTTGCTGTAGCTGGGGAAGCTGCAAAGACATTAACAGAAAAACGGTTAGCAAATCAGAAAGAAACTTCCGTAGCTTCTTCTGTGCAAGATCAAGGACACGTCAATAATAAAGCTGAGAAATCTGGTTTAGAGGATTCAAATGCAGATGGCTCCAAAGGGAGGTCACTATCTCCAGAAACTTTGGCATTGATGTGTGACGAACGGGACACAATGTTAATGGTTGCAGCTTCACCTAATTGTTCGGTGGAGCCTACGTCACAGCTACCAAACGGGCAAGACCAGGTTTATgcagaacaagaaaaagtaGTATTAACCAAGTTCCGTGACTGCCTTAACCGAATAATCTCCTGTGGAGAAGTAAAAG ttttttgtttgtttgttgcagAATCAAATTGTTCTATGTCAAGAATGGATCTAGATACACCTGTACAAACGACTGTCAGAATCGACCCAGTGGTTCAACAAGCTCCAGTTGCAAATGGAGTTTCACAAACCGCAAAGCAACCTTCCCAGCTAAACACAACAACACCAAACACATCCTCACAAACTGCAAATGGAGTTTCACAAACGGCAAAGCAACCTTCCCAGCtaaccacaacaacaacaacaccaaacaCATCCTCACAAACTCATCTTCATAAAACTCCAGCTTTGTCTGAGAAGAAAGACCTCTAA
- a CDS encoding Tesmin/TSO1-like CXC domain-containing protein → MGEGEEGDKFPPKTDEVTQESMKSARQLDFTGGSSDVEHSHSNQASSMAAASIPSPIVTVTRPIITSQAPPTVATPIPPPPQSQGIILHVPIRHPRPESPNSMPRPAGETRDGTPQKKKQCNCKHSRCLKLYCECFASGTYCDGCNCVNCFNNVENEPARRQAVESTLERNPNAFRPKIAASPHGGRDNREEVGDVVMLARHNKGCHCKKSGCLKKYCECFQANILCSENCKCLDCKNFEGSEVRQSLFHGEHSHNLAYLQHANAAITGAIGSSGFASAPPPKRRKGQEIFFNQGTKDSSTHRLGQANNGRTTSSQTGSRAGGNASLGPSKVVYKSLLANIIKPMDVKALCSVLVAVAGEAAKTLTEKRLANQKETSVASSVQDQGHVNNKAEKSGLEDSNADGSKGRSLSPETLALMCDERDTMLMVAASPNCSVEPTSQLPNGQDQVYAEQEKVVLTKFRDCLNRIISCGEVKESNCSMSRMDLDTPVQTTVRIDPVVQQAPVANGVSQTAKQPSQLNTTTPNTSSQTHLHKTPALSEKKDL, encoded by the exons ATGGGAGAAGGTGAAGAAGGAGAcaaattcccgccaaaaacggATGAGGTTACACAAGAGTCTATGAAGTCGGCGAGGCAACTCGATTTTACTGGTGGTTCTTCCGATGTTGAGCATTCACACtctaatcaagcttcttcgaTGGCTGCTGCATCAATCCCTTCACCGATTGTGACGGTTACGCGGCCAATAATTACCAGTCAGGCACCACCGACGGTGGCGACTCCGATTCCACCGCCGCCACAATCTCAGGGCATCATCCTTCACGTCCCAATTAGACATCC GAGGCCCGAATCTCCGAATTCGATGCCAAGGCCTGCTGGGGAAACTAGAGATGGAACccctcagaagaagaaacagtgTAACTGTAAACACTCACGGTGCTTGAAGCT GTATTGTGAATGTTTTGCATCTGGCACTTACTGTGATGGTTGCAACTGTGTAAATTGTTTCAACAACGTTGAAAATGAACCTGCGAGACGACAAGCGGTTGAATCAACTCTGGAACGGAATCCGAATGCGTTCAGGCCAAAGATTGCTGCTAGTCCACATGGTGGACGAGATAACAGG GAGGAGGTTGGTGACGTTGTGATGTTAGCGAGACACAACAAAGGCTGTCACTGCAAGAAATCCGGATGTCTTAAGAAGTATTGTGAGTGCTTTCAAGCAAACATTCTTTGTTCTGAGAACTGCAAATGCTTGGATTGCAAAAACTTTGAAGGGAGTGAAGTTAGACAATCTCTTTTTCACGGTGAACATTCCCACAACTTGGCTTATCTTCAACACGCAAATGCTGCCATAACCGGAGCTATTGGTTCCTCTGGCTTTGCATCTGCTCCACCTCCTAAGAGAAGGAAAGGTCAGGAGATTTTCTTCAACCAAGGAACCAAAGATTCATCCACTCATAGGCTTGGCCAG GCAAATAACGGAAGAACCACATCTTCGCAAACTGGTTCTCGTGCTGGAGGCAATGCGTCGTTAGGCCCATCCAAAGTTGTATATAA gtCTCTTTTGGCAAACATAATTAAACCAATGGATGTGAAAGCACTATGTTCTGTTCTGGTTGCTGTAGCTGGGGAAGCTGCAAAGACATTAACAGAAAAACGGTTAGCAAATCAGAAAGAAACTTCCGTAGCTTCTTCTGTGCAAGATCAAGGACACGTCAATAATAAAGCTGAGAAATCTGGTTTAGAGGATTCAAATGCAGATGGCTCCAAAGGGAGGTCACTATCTCCAGAAACTTTGGCATTGATGTGTGACGAACGGGACACAATGTTAATGGTTGCAGCTTCACCTAATTGTTCGGTGGAGCCTACGTCACAGCTACCAAACGGGCAAGACCAGGTTTATgcagaacaagaaaaagtaGTATTAACCAAGTTCCGTGACTGCCTTAACCGAATAATCTCCTGTGGAGAAGTAAAAG AATCAAATTGTTCTATGTCAAGAATGGATCTAGATACACCTGTACAAACGACTGTCAGAATCGACCCAGTGGTTCAACAAGCTCCAGTTGCAAATGGAGTTTCACAAACCGCAAAGCAACCTTCCCAGCTAAACACAACAACACCAAACAC ATCCTCACAAACTCATCTTCATAAAACTCCAGCTTTGTCTGAGAAGAAAGACCTCTAA
- the COV1 gene encoding CONTINUOUS VASCULAR RING protein (DUF502) (CONTINUOUS VASCULAR RING (COV1); FUNCTIONS IN: molecular_function unknown; INVOLVED IN: stem vascular tissue pattern formation; LOCATED IN: integral to membrane; EXPRESSED IN: stem, root, flower, leaf; CONTAINS InterPro DOMAIN/s: Protein of unknown function DUF502 (InterPro:IPR007462); BEST Arabidopsis thaliana protein match is: like COV 1 (TAIR:AT2G20130.1); Has 30201 Blast hits to 17322 proteins in 780 species: Archae - 12; Bacteria - 1396; Metazoa - 17338; Fungi - 3422; Plants - 5037; Viruses - 0; Other Eukaryotes - 2996 (source: NCBI BLink).): MGDEKPVIVMANRERDRELLIPVADSGDKDDGSSSKPSSSSSASSSSHQSSHETLSLFIRGWASKKFMTGCVILLPIAITFYITWWFIHFVDGFFSPIYAQLGINVFGFGFLTSIAFIFLVGVFMSSWLGASVLNLGEWFIKRMPFVRHIYNASKQISTAISPDQNTQAFKEVAIIRHPRVGEYAFGFITSTVVLQNYPTEEELCCVYVPTNHLYIGDLLLVNSNDVIRPNLSVREGIEIVVSGGMSMPQILSTVDKPLASIDRATSL; this comes from the exons ATGGGAGACGAGAAGCCGGTGATTGTTATGGCCAATCGAGAAAGAGATCGAGAGCTTCTGATTCCCGTCGCTGATTCCGGCGACAAAGACGACGGTTCTTCTTCgaagccttcttcttcttcctctgcttcttcttcttcgcatcAATCCAGCCACGAG ACTTTAAGCTTGTTCATTAGGGGCTGGGCGTCAAAGAAGTTCATGACAGGCTG TGTTATCCTACTTCCTATTGCAATTACTTTCTATATAACATGGTGGTTTATTCACTTTGTCGATGGATTCTTCTCTCCAATATATGCACAACTTGGAATCAACGTATTTG GTTTCGGTTTTTTGACTTCCATTGCATTCATCTTCTTGGTTGGGGTGTTCATGTCTTCGTGGTTGGGGGCATCGGTTCTGAACTTGGGAGAGTGGTTTATCAAGCGGATGCCGTTTGTTCGTCACATCTACAACGCCTCCAAGCAAATCAGCACTGCCATATCGCCTG ATCAAAATACACAAGCTTTCAAGGAAGTTGCAATCATCAGGCATCCCCGTGTAGGTGAATACGCATTTGGCTTCATTACATCAACTGTTGTTCTCCAG AACTATCCAACCGAGGAGGAACTTTGCTGTGTATACGTTCCCACGAACCACCTTTACATTGGAGATCTACTACTTGTCAACAGTAATGACGTTATCAGGCCAAACCTCTCGGTCCGGGAAGGAATTG AGATTGTTGTTTCGGGTGGAATGTCAATGCCACAGATTCTGTCCACTGTTGATAAACCTTTGGCCTCGATTGATAGAGCTACAAGCTTATAG
- the LCV1 gene encoding uncharacterized protein (like COV 1 (LCV1); CONTAINS InterPro DOMAIN/s: Protein of unknown function DUF502 (InterPro:IPR007462); BEST Arabidopsis thaliana protein match is: Protein of unknown function (DUF502) (TAIR:AT2G20120.1); Has 2460 Blast hits to 2460 proteins in 579 species: Archae - 32; Bacteria - 1090; Metazoa - 1; Fungi - 0; Plants - 155; Viruses - 0; Other Eukaryotes - 1182 (source: NCBI BLink).): protein MANRERDRELLIPVADFGDKDDGSSSKPSSSSSASSSHQSGHETLSLFIRGWASKKFMTGCVILLPIAVTFYTTWWFIHFVDGFFSPIYALLGINIFGFGFLTSIAFIFLVGVFMSSWLGASVLNLGEWFIKRMPFVRHIYNASKQISTAISPDQNTQAFKEVAIIRHPRVGEYAFGFITSTVVLQNYPTEEELCCVYVPTNHLYIGDILLVNSNDVIRPNLSVREGIEIVVSGGMSMPQILSTLDKPLASIGNES from the exons ATGGCCAATCGAGAAAGAGATCGAGAGCTTCTGATTCCCGTCGCTGATTTCGGCGACAAAGACGATGGTTCTTCTTCgaagccttcttcttcttcctctgcttcttcttcgcaTCAATCCGGCCACGAG ACTTTAAGCTTGTTCATTAGGGGTTGGGCGTCAAAGAAGTTCATGACAGGCTG TGTTATCCTACTTCCTATTGCAGTTACTTTCTATACAACATGGTGGTTTATTCACTTTGTCGATGGATTCTTCTCTCCAATATATGCACTACTTGGAATCAACATATTTG GTTTCGGTTTTTTGACTTCCATTGCATTCATCTTCTTGGTTGGGGTGTTCATGTCTTCGTGGTTGGGGGCATCGGTTCTGAACTTGGGAGAGTGGTTTATCAAGCGGATGCCATTTGTTCGTCACATCTACAACGCCTCCAAGCAAATCAGCACTGCCATATCGCCTG ATCAAAATACACAAGCTTTCAAGGAAGTTGCAATCATCAGGCATCCCCGTGTAGGTGAATATGCATTTGGCTTCATTACATCAACTGTTGTTCTCCAG AACTACCCAACCGAGGAGGAACTTTGCTGTGTATACGTTCCCACGAACCACCTTTACATTGGAGATATACTACTTGTCAACAGTAATGACGTTATCAGGCCAAACCTCTCTGTCCGGGAAGGAATTG AGATTGTTGTTTCCGGGGGAATGTCAATGCCGCAGATTCTATCGACTCTTGATAAACCTTTGGCCTCGATTGGAAATGAATCTTAA
- the RPT2b gene encoding AAA-type ATPase family protein (AAA-type ATPase family protein; FUNCTIONS IN: hydrolase activity, nucleoside-triphosphatase activity, ATPase activity, nucleotide binding, ATP binding; INVOLVED IN: N-terminal protein myristoylation; LOCATED IN: proteasome complex, plasma membrane; EXPRESSED IN: 22 plant structures; EXPRESSED DURING: 14 growth stages; CONTAINS InterPro DOMAIN/s: ATPase, AAA+ type, core (InterPro:IPR003593), ATPase, AAA-type, core (InterPro:IPR003959), ATPase, AAA-type, conserved site (InterPro:IPR003960), 26S proteasome subunit P45 (InterPro:IPR005937); BEST Arabidopsis thaliana protein match is: regulatory particle AAA-ATPase 2A (TAIR:AT4G29040.1); Has 31279 Blast hits to 28945 proteins in 3121 species: Archae - 1433; Bacteria - 10368; Metazoa - 4867; Fungi - 3760; Plants - 3280; Viruses - 37; Other Eukaryotes - 7534 (source: NCBI BLink).) — protein MGQGPSGGLNRQGDRKPDGGEKKEKKFEPAAPPARVGRKQRKQKGPEAAARLPTVTPSTKCKLRLLKLERIKDYLLMEEEFVANQERLKPQEEKAEEDRSKVDDLRGTPMSVGNLEELIDENHAIVSSSVGPEYYVGILSFVDKDQLEPGCSILMHNKVLSVVGILQDEVDPMVSVMKVEKAPLESYADIGGLEAQIQEIKEAVELPLTHPELYEDIGIKPPKGVILYGEPGTGKTLLAKAVANSTSATFLRVVGSELIQKYLGDGPKLVRELFRVADDLSPSIVFIDEIDAVGTKRYDANSGGEREIQRTMLELLNQLDGFDSRGDVKVILATNRIESLDPALLRPGRIDRKIEFPLPDIKTRRRIFQIHTSKMTLAEDVNLEEFVMTKDEFSGADIKAICTEAGLLALRERRMKVTHVDFKKAKEKVMFKKKEGVPEGLYM, from the exons ATGGGTCAAGGACCTTCCGGCGGATTGAATCGGCAAGGAGATCGGAAACCAGATGgtggagagaagaaggagaagaagttcGAACCAGCCGCACCACCTGCTCGTGTAGGGAGGAAGCAACGGAAGCAGAAAGGACCTGAAGCGGCGGCGAGATTGCCGACGGTGACTCCTTCTACTAAATGTAAGCTTCGATTGCTGAAATTGGAGCGAATCAAGGACTATTTGCTTATGGAGGAAGAGTTCGTAGCGAATCAGGAGAGATTGAAACCTCAGGAAGAGAAAGCTGAGGAAGATAGATCTAAAGTTGATGATCTTCGTGGTACACCTATGAGTGTTGGCAATCTTGAAGAGCTTATTGATGAGAATCACgccattgtttcttcttcggtTGGTCCTGAGTACTACGTTGGCATTTTGTCTTTCGTTGATAAGGATCAGCTTGAACCTGGCTGCTCTATTTTGATGCATAACAAG GTACTCTCTGTTGTTGGGATTCTTCAAGATGAAGTGGATCCAATGGTGTCTGTGATGAAAGTGGAGAAGGCTCCTTTGGAGTCATATGCTGACATTGGAGGTTTAGAAGCTCAGATTCAGGAGATTAAGGAAGCTGTTGAGTTACCTTTAACACATCCCGAGCTGTATGAAGATATTGGAATTAAGCCACCAAAAGGTGTGATCTTGTATGGTGAGCCAGGCACTGGGAAGACATTGCTTGCTAAG GCAGTGGCAAATTCTACTTCAGCTACTTTCTTGCGTGTTGTCGGTAGTGAACTGATTCAGAAGTATTTAGGAGATGGTCCCAAGCTTGTGAGGGAACTTTTCAGGGTTGCTGATGACCTTTCTCCTTCTATTGTTTTCATAGACGAGATTGATGCTGTTGGCACCAAGCG GTATGACGCAAACTCAGGTGGGGAACGTGAAATCCAAAGAACCATGTTGGAACTACTGAACCAGCTTGATGGGTTTGATTCAAGAGGAGATGTTAAGGTTATTCTCGCGACAAACAGGATCGAGAGTCTTGACCCGGCACTTCTTAGACCAGGCCGGATCGACAGGAAAATCGAATTCCCTCTTCCAGATATCAAAACAAGAAGACGTATCTTCCAG ATACACACATCAAAGATGACTTTGGCTGAAGATGTGAACTTAGAAGAGTTTGTAATGACAAAAGACGAGTTCTCAGGAGCTGATATAAAGGCAATATGCACAGAAGCTGGTCTGCTTGCTCTTAGAGAGCGTCGGATGAAA GTGACGCATGTGGACTTCAAGAAGGCGAAGGAGAAGGTTatgttcaagaagaaagaaggagtTCCTGAAGGTCTTTACATGTGA